One genomic window of Luteitalea pratensis includes the following:
- a CDS encoding alpha/beta hydrolase-fold protein, translated as MKQVVFASAMLLGAAICSAQGPGDFTPAETNVWGAEYPRLDATGRVEIRIKAPDAAKARVNFWSGPKVDLQKQADGTWTVVTPPLVPGLHYYTVVVDGAEFADPGSQAFFGGGRHASAVEVPEPGADYYGIKDVPHGQVREVWYASKPTGGWRHALVYLPPGYDTSTRTRYPVLYLQHGGGEDETGWIRQGRANFILDNLIAAGKAKPTIVVMAYGYARRAGAPAASGPSTAAADPEARRRVMQEMASTFQADMTEALIPFVDATFRTIADREHRAMAGLSMGGFQTFQITLNRLDLFSHIGGFSGAGGLNGRALDPKVDFNGVFADPKAFAKKVRLLWLGIGTAEPERMREGIRSLHKALTDAGVDHVYYESPGTDHEWQTWRRDLHDFVPRLFH; from the coding sequence ATGAAGCAGGTCGTATTCGCGTCGGCGATGTTGCTGGGAGCCGCGATCTGTTCGGCACAAGGTCCGGGCGACTTCACGCCGGCCGAGACCAATGTGTGGGGCGCCGAGTACCCTCGGTTGGACGCCACCGGCCGGGTCGAGATCCGCATCAAGGCGCCTGACGCCGCCAAAGCCCGCGTGAATTTCTGGAGCGGGCCGAAGGTCGACTTGCAGAAGCAGGCGGACGGCACGTGGACGGTCGTGACTCCACCGCTCGTGCCCGGCCTTCACTACTACACCGTGGTCGTCGACGGCGCCGAGTTCGCCGATCCGGGCAGCCAGGCATTTTTTGGCGGCGGCAGGCACGCCAGTGCCGTGGAGGTTCCCGAGCCCGGTGCCGACTACTACGGGATCAAGGACGTGCCGCACGGACAGGTGCGCGAGGTGTGGTACGCCTCGAAGCCGACTGGGGGCTGGCGGCATGCGCTTGTTTACCTGCCGCCCGGCTATGACACCTCGACCCGAACGCGGTATCCGGTGCTGTACCTCCAGCACGGCGGAGGCGAGGATGAGACCGGCTGGATCCGGCAGGGGCGGGCCAACTTCATCCTCGACAACCTGATCGCCGCGGGCAAGGCGAAGCCGACGATTGTCGTGATGGCGTATGGCTATGCGCGCCGCGCCGGCGCGCCGGCCGCGAGCGGACCGAGCACCGCGGCTGCGGACCCGGAAGCACGGCGGCGAGTGATGCAGGAGATGGCGTCGACCTTCCAGGCCGACATGACTGAGGCCCTGATCCCGTTCGTAGATGCGACCTTCCGGACGATCGCCGACCGCGAGCACCGCGCCATGGCCGGCCTCTCGATGGGCGGCTTCCAGACGTTCCAGATCACCCTCAATCGCCTCGACCTGTTCTCACACATCGGCGGCTTCAGTGGCGCCGGGGGGCTGAACGGTCGGGCCCTCGATCCGAAGGTCGACTTCAACGGCGTCTTCGCCGATCCCAAGGCGTTCGCCAAGAAGGTGCGGCTGCTGTGGCTGGGCATCGGTACCGCCGAGCCCGAGCGGATGCGCGAGGGGATCCGAAGCCTGCACAAGGCTCTGACCGACGCTGGTGTCGATCACGTCTATTACGAATCGCCGGGCACCGACCACGAGTGGCAGACCTGGCGGCGGGATCTGCACGACTTCGTGCCCAGGCTATTCCATTGA
- a CDS encoding LacI family DNA-binding transcriptional regulator, with protein sequence MTLEEVARRARVSTATVSRVLNDTGPVKPATRARVLKIIQEVNYSPNLHAQSLAGGRSRSLGVIVSNIENPFFLDIHRTVEAGAHAAGYDVVMANTGYSPERLVTSIRLMLGRRLAGLAVIVSEMDATLIQELSSQRIPVVFYDVGTPRRNITNIRVDYRVGMAKVASYLYSLGHRRVGYVGHHATLGPIHERVQALREATGRHSGFEVETAADADSLEGGREAARTLLSRSTRPTALVCVNDLMAVGAMREVRARGLRIPEDVSVTGFDNVTLSQYAVPALTTVDIPREQIGRTIVECLMRTDVPREREFVIEPELIVRNSTGPVTR encoded by the coding sequence ATGACGCTCGAGGAAGTGGCACGACGCGCGCGGGTCTCGACCGCCACCGTGTCTCGCGTGCTGAACGACACCGGCCCGGTGAAGCCGGCGACACGGGCGCGCGTGCTCAAGATCATTCAGGAGGTGAACTACAGCCCGAACCTCCACGCACAGAGCCTTGCGGGCGGGCGCAGCCGAAGCCTCGGCGTCATCGTGTCGAATATCGAGAATCCGTTCTTTCTCGACATCCACAGGACCGTCGAGGCCGGCGCTCACGCCGCGGGGTATGACGTGGTCATGGCCAACACGGGCTACAGCCCGGAGCGGTTGGTCACGAGCATTCGGCTGATGCTCGGGCGACGGCTCGCCGGGCTCGCGGTCATCGTCTCCGAGATGGACGCCACGCTGATTCAGGAATTGAGCAGCCAGCGTATTCCGGTCGTGTTCTACGACGTCGGCACGCCACGCCGGAACATCACCAACATCCGGGTGGACTACCGCGTCGGCATGGCCAAGGTCGCATCGTACCTGTACAGCCTTGGTCATCGCCGGGTGGGGTACGTCGGGCACCACGCGACGCTCGGGCCCATCCACGAACGCGTCCAGGCGCTGCGCGAGGCCACCGGTCGGCACTCGGGGTTCGAGGTCGAGACTGCCGCCGACGCCGATTCACTCGAGGGCGGTCGCGAGGCCGCCCGGACCCTGCTGTCCCGTTCGACCCGACCAACCGCACTCGTCTGCGTCAACGACCTGATGGCTGTCGGCGCGATGCGCGAAGTGCGGGCACGCGGGCTGCGTATCCCGGAAGACGTGTCGGTGACCGGGTTCGACAACGTGACGCTCTCTCAGTACGCGGTCCCTGCGCTGACGACGGTCGACATTCCCCGTGAACAGATCGGCCGCACCATTGTCGAGTGCCTGATGCGCACCGATGTGCCGCGTGAGCGCGAGTTCGTCATCGAGCCTGAGCTCATCGTCCGGAACTCCACCGGTCCGGTGACCCGCTGA
- a CDS encoding alpha-N-arabinofuranosidase, translating to MPVLQLQRRVVLALAVIMPSFALGIAAQQGPEIAVTVDASRTGARIDRNIFGQFAEHLGKGIYEGVWVGPNSPIPNTRGIRNDVVAALKALKVPNVRWPGGCFADEYHWRKGIGPAATRPATLNPNWGDVIEPNTFGTHEFLDFVDQIGAEAYLSVNVGSGTPAEAADWLEYLTAAQPTALAKERAANGRQAPYKIAILGIGNENWDCGGNMSAEYYLSQLRIYSRFVRNFNPAQQKTDRMLKVAVGPGGGEPRFAEWTETIMKSWKGRHWSWDHMDGLSLHNYTVVRFPASYKSVGFGEKEYAEILQATLEMDKLVTQHSAIMDKYDPEKKVTLAVDEWGAWYAQLPGTTPGFLAQQNSVRDAIIVALNINIFARHADRVRMANIAQMVNVLQAMVLTDGPTMVLTPTYHAFRMYVPFQNATFVPVAFDAGRYTHGSITLPRVDAIAARDASGTLWLSFTNVDPNAPAQVATTLTGITARSASGETLTGPAIDSVNTSESPNTVVPKPAAVTLEGNRLTLTLAPRSVTVIGVRP from the coding sequence ATGCCTGTCCTGCAACTCCAACGGCGCGTCGTCCTCGCGCTTGCCGTCATCATGCCCAGCTTCGCGCTCGGCATCGCCGCCCAACAAGGTCCCGAGATCGCAGTGACGGTCGACGCGTCGCGCACGGGTGCCAGGATCGACCGCAACATTTTCGGGCAGTTCGCCGAGCACCTCGGCAAGGGCATCTACGAGGGCGTATGGGTCGGTCCCAACTCGCCCATTCCCAACACGCGCGGCATTCGCAACGACGTGGTCGCGGCGCTCAAGGCCCTGAAGGTGCCGAACGTGCGCTGGCCTGGTGGATGTTTTGCCGACGAATACCACTGGCGCAAAGGCATCGGCCCTGCTGCCACTCGTCCGGCCACGCTCAATCCGAATTGGGGCGACGTGATCGAGCCGAACACGTTCGGGACGCACGAGTTCCTGGACTTCGTCGACCAGATCGGCGCCGAGGCCTACCTCTCGGTGAACGTCGGCTCCGGCACGCCGGCGGAAGCGGCCGACTGGCTCGAGTACCTCACGGCTGCGCAGCCGACAGCGCTCGCGAAGGAACGCGCCGCGAACGGCCGGCAGGCGCCCTACAAGATCGCGATCCTCGGGATCGGCAACGAGAACTGGGACTGCGGCGGCAACATGTCCGCCGAGTACTACCTCAGCCAACTACGGATCTACAGCCGCTTCGTCCGCAATTTCAACCCGGCGCAGCAGAAGACGGATCGGATGCTGAAGGTCGCCGTCGGCCCGGGCGGCGGCGAACCACGGTTCGCCGAGTGGACCGAGACGATCATGAAGTCCTGGAAGGGCCGCCACTGGAGCTGGGACCACATGGATGGCCTGTCGCTGCACAACTACACCGTGGTGCGCTTCCCGGCCTCCTACAAGTCCGTCGGTTTCGGCGAGAAGGAATACGCCGAGATCCTGCAGGCCACGTTGGAGATGGACAAGCTCGTCACGCAGCACTCCGCGATCATGGACAAATATGATCCAGAGAAGAAGGTCACGCTGGCCGTCGACGAGTGGGGCGCCTGGTACGCACAACTCCCGGGCACGACGCCCGGCTTCCTCGCGCAGCAGAACAGCGTGCGCGACGCGATCATCGTCGCACTCAACATCAACATCTTCGCGCGCCACGCCGACCGGGTGCGGATGGCGAACATCGCCCAGATGGTGAACGTGCTCCAGGCCATGGTCCTGACTGACGGACCCACGATGGTGCTGACGCCGACCTACCACGCGTTCAGGATGTACGTGCCGTTCCAGAACGCGACCTTCGTGCCGGTCGCCTTCGACGCCGGCCGGTACACGCACGGCAGCATCACGCTCCCGCGCGTCGACGCGATTGCAGCGAGGGACGCATCGGGCACTCTGTGGCTCTCGTTCACCAACGTCGATCCCAACGCGCCAGCGCAGGTCGCGACGACGCTGACCGGCATCACGGCACGGTCTGCGTCGGGTGAGACGTTGACAGGCCCCGCGATCGACAGCGTGAACACCAGCGAGTCACCGAACACTGTCGTTCCGAAACCGGCCGCGGTGACGCTCGAAGGCAACCGGCTGACGCTGACACTGGCCCCCAGGTCCGTCACCGTCATCGGGGTGCGGCCGTGA
- a CDS encoding alpha/beta hydrolase, with translation MTATWHVRAIAVAAFVLALTPAAAPAQVATEAPPPVAGAKAVTIERIKVPGPALEGNLEGNSADRDVLVVLPPSYATDTSRRYPVVYALHGYSIGAEQWAREIHVPQTIEGAFAQGAREMIVVLPDSKTRHNGSMYSSSATVGDFERYVARDLVSYIDAHYRTLADRNSRGLVGHSMGGYGATRIGMKHADDFGSLYIMSPCCLSPRGPGQPNSDLEKTLASAKGPDDVNGLPFGARAQLAAAAAWAPNPQAPPFYLDLPTKDGAPQADVLAKFAANSPLAFIDQWIGNLRRYRAIAIDVGDQDGLRADAGKLHDALDRYQIVNTFETYAGTHTSKVADRFQNHVLPFFHRTLCHDKSCK, from the coding sequence GTGACCGCGACATGGCACGTACGTGCGATCGCCGTCGCGGCCTTCGTCCTCGCGCTCACGCCGGCCGCGGCGCCAGCCCAGGTCGCCACCGAAGCACCGCCGCCGGTGGCCGGCGCCAAGGCGGTGACAATCGAGCGCATCAAGGTCCCCGGCCCTGCGCTTGAAGGCAACCTCGAAGGCAACTCGGCGGATCGCGACGTGCTCGTCGTGCTGCCACCGAGTTATGCGACGGACACGTCACGCCGCTATCCGGTTGTCTACGCGCTCCACGGCTACTCGATCGGCGCCGAGCAATGGGCGCGCGAGATCCACGTACCGCAGACGATCGAGGGCGCGTTCGCGCAGGGCGCTCGCGAGATGATCGTCGTGTTGCCGGATTCGAAAACCCGCCACAACGGATCGATGTATTCGAGCTCAGCGACGGTCGGCGATTTCGAGCGCTACGTCGCGCGTGATCTCGTGTCGTACATCGACGCGCACTACCGGACGCTGGCCGACCGCAATAGCCGAGGCCTCGTCGGTCACTCCATGGGCGGCTACGGTGCCACGCGAATCGGCATGAAGCACGCAGACGACTTCGGCAGCCTGTACATCATGAGCCCGTGCTGCCTGTCGCCGCGTGGCCCGGGGCAGCCGAACAGCGACCTCGAGAAGACACTCGCCAGTGCGAAGGGTCCCGACGACGTGAACGGCCTGCCATTCGGTGCCCGTGCCCAGCTCGCGGCGGCAGCGGCGTGGGCGCCGAACCCGCAGGCGCCGCCGTTCTATCTCGACCTGCCGACGAAGGATGGCGCTCCCCAGGCCGACGTGCTGGCGAAGTTCGCCGCCAACTCGCCGCTCGCCTTCATCGACCAGTGGATCGGCAACCTGCGGCGCTACCGCGCCATCGCCATCGATGTCGGCGACCAGGATGGCCTCCGCGCCGACGCCGGCAAGCTGCACGACGCACTCGATCGCTACCAGATCGTCAACACGTTCGAAACCTACGCCGGCACCCACACGAGCAAGGTCGCCGACCGCTTCCAGAATCACGTCCTCCCGTTCTTCCATCGCACGCTGTGCCACGACAAGTCGTGCAAGTAG
- a CDS encoding family 43 glycosylhydrolase has product MNRWIATASMLLIVWPVLAVDGEPGMHDPSTVMQADGKFYVYGTGVGLPAYVSDDGWTWRRAGQVMQAVPGGRPGTEVLAKGGNNTWAPDIIRSGDRYFLYYSAPGTQPKSAIGLLVGKTLDPASPDYKWEDAGPVVWSDGVEDCNAIDPGVFRDPMNETLWLTYGSYFGYIRLVQLDPKTGKRLHPARPPVNVAINSEASILIFRDGWYYLLVTHGSCCAGANSSYNIRMGRARKVTGPFLDNMGIDMLRGGGKLFAGSTGRHIGPGHFGLLDLGAGVEKFSLHYEADLERGGISVLDIRPLLWRDEWPVAGDNFTAGTYQIESARTGTVLEMAVQGVPVGGPRPRGPGGPGSRSAAPPPPPIAAQDPAQVSGTWPADAVGVRMGPHMVQAQQKWSIEPAPNAGGYPGAPFFKIAIAGTDRVLAATAGAELTVLPAFTGTPEQLWRLDQLGDGTYRLMPKMVAGTTEPLALSAIGSSTPTLARFRPDSDRQRWRIKAP; this is encoded by the coding sequence ATGAACCGCTGGATCGCGACCGCCTCGATGCTCCTGATCGTGTGGCCGGTGCTCGCCGTGGATGGCGAGCCGGGAATGCACGACCCGTCGACGGTGATGCAGGCCGACGGCAAGTTCTACGTCTATGGCACGGGCGTCGGCCTGCCGGCGTACGTATCCGACGACGGATGGACCTGGCGTCGCGCCGGTCAAGTGATGCAGGCCGTGCCGGGTGGCCGTCCCGGTACCGAGGTGCTCGCCAAGGGCGGCAACAACACCTGGGCCCCGGACATCATCCGGAGCGGCGACCGCTACTTCCTCTACTACTCGGCCCCCGGGACGCAGCCGAAGTCCGCGATCGGCCTGCTGGTCGGGAAGACGCTCGATCCCGCCTCGCCCGACTACAAATGGGAGGACGCCGGCCCCGTGGTGTGGTCCGACGGCGTCGAGGATTGCAATGCGATTGACCCGGGCGTGTTTCGGGATCCGATGAACGAGACGCTGTGGCTTACTTACGGGTCCTATTTCGGGTACATCCGCCTGGTGCAGCTCGATCCGAAGACCGGGAAGCGGCTCCACCCAGCACGCCCGCCAGTCAACGTCGCGATCAATTCCGAGGCGTCGATCCTGATCTTTCGGGACGGCTGGTACTACTTGCTCGTCACCCACGGATCATGCTGTGCCGGCGCCAACTCCAGTTACAACATCCGCATGGGCAGGGCGCGGAAGGTCACCGGGCCGTTCCTGGACAACATGGGCATCGACATGCTCCGGGGCGGCGGCAAGCTGTTTGCGGGGTCGACGGGACGCCACATCGGTCCGGGACATTTCGGCCTGCTCGACCTCGGTGCCGGCGTCGAGAAGTTCTCCCTGCACTATGAAGCCGATCTCGAGCGCGGCGGCATCAGCGTCCTGGACATCCGGCCGCTCCTCTGGCGCGACGAGTGGCCCGTGGCCGGCGACAACTTCACCGCTGGCACGTACCAGATCGAATCGGCGCGCACCGGGACCGTCCTCGAGATGGCGGTGCAGGGCGTGCCTGTCGGTGGCCCACGCCCGCGCGGCCCCGGTGGCCCCGGCTCACGCAGCGCCGCACCGCCACCGCCGCCGATAGCCGCGCAGGATCCCGCGCAAGTCAGCGGCACCTGGCCCGCCGATGCAGTCGGTGTCCGCATGGGACCGCACATGGTCCAGGCACAGCAGAAGTGGTCGATCGAGCCCGCACCCAACGCCGGCGGATACCCAGGAGCGCCCTTCTTCAAGATCGCGATTGCCGGCACGGACCGCGTATTGGCTGCCACCGCGGGCGCAGAGCTGACGGTCCTTCCCGCCTTCACGGGGACACCGGAGCAGCTCTGGCGCCTCGATCAGCTCGGCGACGGCACCTATCGGCTGATGCCAAAGATGGTGGCCGGCACCACCGAACCGTTGGCGTTATCGGCCATCGGCAGCAGCACGCCCACGCTGGCGAGATTCCGGCCCGACAGCGACCGCCAGCGCTGGCGGATCAAGGCACCGTAA
- a CDS encoding acetylxylan esterase, whose product MNAHQHALAATLGALVTVGVAVLAARGSQQPAAAKPPPARPPAASLARPASPSRAPDAAGFIQRWLLLEPIRVSNQLTESAVQAAVTKYAFARSSMVPRDGQTVTVGDESAAWHAVDTLDYNVNLFHFAYALNKPTSNVLFWAVTVVHVPRDLPGMRLAIGSNAASVWWLDDEEVIALYNDRQAVIDDGVSKRVTLKKGAHVIRAAIVNAGGATDFCARFIDEDGHPVTGLTVSLAGEV is encoded by the coding sequence ATGAATGCACATCAGCATGCCTTGGCAGCGACGCTCGGTGCGCTCGTCACCGTCGGCGTGGCCGTGCTCGCAGCCCGCGGCAGCCAGCAGCCTGCCGCCGCGAAGCCGCCGCCCGCGCGTCCGCCCGCGGCTTCGCTTGCGCGCCCGGCCTCGCCGTCCAGGGCTCCAGATGCTGCAGGCTTCATCCAACGCTGGCTCCTGCTCGAGCCGATTCGTGTGTCGAACCAACTCACCGAGAGTGCCGTCCAGGCCGCAGTGACGAAGTACGCGTTCGCCCGCTCCAGCATGGTCCCGCGCGACGGCCAGACGGTCACCGTCGGCGACGAGAGTGCCGCCTGGCACGCCGTCGACACGCTCGACTACAACGTCAATCTGTTCCACTTCGCCTACGCCTTGAACAAGCCGACATCGAACGTGCTCTTCTGGGCGGTGACAGTGGTCCATGTGCCGCGCGACCTGCCCGGGATGCGGTTGGCGATCGGCTCGAACGCCGCCTCGGTGTGGTGGCTCGACGACGAAGAGGTCATCGCGCTCTACAACGATCGCCAGGCCGTCATCGATGACGGCGTGTCGAAGCGCGTGACGTTGAAAAAGGGGGCGCACGTCATTCGTGCCGCCATCGTCAACGCCGGCGGCGCGACTGACTTCTGCGCGCGGTTCATCGATGAAGACGGCCATCCGGTCACAGGCCTCACGGTAAGCCTGGCAGGCGAAGTGTAG
- a CDS encoding alkaline phosphatase family protein — MTRRRTFVLSNLRRCGASLLVMGLVALTWTVSGEQVTQPSERDALRIRRSAPPDSAARQRFLAMFARAYFPGRTGQLLIVPREGDFITRADPNVEYMHGSPWSYDVSIPLMFAGPAVKTGVFSVPAAQQDVAPTLAVALGVQMPPTATGRILPVLRSGFARPRVVMLLVLDGMRRDYFDRYAASMPTLTALRRQSAWFTQAQVNVLPSNTAVGHSTISTGADPRVHGITGVSVYDRAQGRRHDLFAGGLPHDLVALTLADVWQLATAGRAIVLAQGSIDRAATPLAGHGACQLNGAPVVLASYDQQTGNWTTNPNCFRLPAYVKDRNASALWQADGEWMSHKIDSAAAVRYSALFPAFEADAMTAMIEREPVGADNVADLILLNYKGADFVGHKYGPDSSELRVTLGAMDRHLARMLRALEAKVGNNYLLAVTADHGMPSEPSSPDRRHFAQSIVDLLHERFDPEAKQLITSFEPENSQLFVDEDRLSALHLTLRDLAHVLESQPFVFAVFTHDDVRLAANAAK; from the coding sequence ATGACGAGGCGGCGGACCTTTGTCCTCTCGAATTTGCGCCGTTGCGGTGCCAGTCTCCTCGTCATGGGCTTGGTCGCGCTCACTTGGACGGTTTCGGGCGAGCAGGTCACGCAGCCGTCCGAGCGCGACGCTCTTCGAATCCGGCGTTCCGCGCCACCCGATTCCGCAGCGCGACAGCGCTTTCTGGCAATGTTCGCCCGGGCGTATTTTCCCGGACGAACGGGCCAACTCCTGATCGTGCCGCGTGAAGGCGACTTCATCACGCGGGCTGACCCGAACGTCGAGTATATGCATGGGTCGCCCTGGTCCTATGACGTCTCGATTCCGCTGATGTTTGCGGGCCCTGCGGTGAAGACCGGTGTGTTCTCGGTCCCAGCCGCGCAGCAGGACGTCGCTCCTACGCTTGCGGTGGCGCTTGGCGTGCAGATGCCCCCGACAGCAACAGGCCGGATATTACCGGTTTTGCGGAGCGGCTTTGCTCGACCGCGAGTCGTGATGCTGCTCGTCCTGGATGGCATGCGCCGGGATTACTTCGATCGCTACGCCGCGTCGATGCCAACGCTGACCGCTCTGCGTCGGCAAAGTGCCTGGTTCACTCAGGCGCAGGTGAACGTTCTGCCTAGCAATACCGCAGTGGGGCACTCGACGATCTCGACAGGCGCCGATCCTCGCGTGCACGGAATCACCGGCGTGAGCGTGTACGATCGCGCTCAGGGACGGCGCCACGACCTGTTCGCTGGAGGACTGCCGCACGATCTGGTGGCACTGACGCTGGCAGACGTCTGGCAGCTCGCGACGGCTGGTCGCGCCATCGTATTAGCACAGGGCAGCATCGACCGAGCGGCGACGCCGCTCGCGGGGCATGGGGCGTGTCAGTTGAATGGAGCGCCAGTCGTGCTTGCCAGCTACGATCAACAAACGGGCAACTGGACCACGAACCCCAATTGCTTCCGGCTGCCCGCGTACGTGAAGGATCGAAATGCGAGCGCCCTGTGGCAGGCTGACGGTGAGTGGATGAGTCACAAAATTGACTCGGCTGCCGCGGTGCGCTATTCGGCTCTATTTCCGGCATTCGAAGCCGATGCGATGACGGCGATGATTGAGCGCGAGCCAGTGGGCGCCGACAACGTCGCGGATCTCATTCTGCTCAACTACAAGGGCGCCGATTTCGTGGGCCACAAGTACGGTCCGGATTCGAGCGAGCTCCGCGTCACTCTCGGCGCGATGGACCGTCACCTGGCGCGAATGCTGCGAGCGCTGGAGGCGAAGGTTGGTAACAACTATCTGCTTGCCGTGACCGCAGACCATGGCATGCCGTCGGAACCGTCGTCGCCGGACCGTCGACACTTTGCGCAGTCGATCGTAGACCTGTTGCACGAGAGGTTTGATCCTGAGGCGAAGCAGCTGATTACATCCTTCGAACCGGAGAACAGCCAACTGTTCGTCGATGAGGACCGGCTGTCGGCTCTTCATCTGACGTTGCGCGATCTGGCGCACGTTCTCGAATCACAGCCGTTCGTTTTTGCGGTTTTCACTCACGACGACGTGCGGCTTGCGGCTAACGCCGCGAAGTGA
- a CDS encoding ABC transporter ATP-binding protein: protein MSPSEAPAITSPYRLSTAHEIASPSVLGALRRLAPVLSDQHRRLFAAFAATIVGSIMGLLGPMIIGRTVDHSIRNRDFRGVVIAAVLLLLAYLTGLVATYVQTQQMGRVGRFVLFNLRNTLFTKLQDLPLEFFNQNKAGDLISRINNDTDKLNQFFSQALVQFAANVIVMIGAGVFLLSLNLRLGLAALAPAMAVLAITRLTADWMKRKNLGSLQALGALSGEVQESVSNFRVILAFNRVDYFERQFAAANDRNYSASIAAGIANTMLLPLYGLALNAAQVVVIAYGFHLISAGQFTVGLLIGFLLYVNSFYMPLRQLAALWSSFQLALASLDRISAVLSLQGNMPQAPAAEAVAGPLISFEHVTFGYVAGSPVLRDATFAFDRGRTYALVGPTGGGKTTTALLMARLYDPDGGRVLLDGRDIRSFTATERAARIGFILQEPFLFTGTVRDNLVYGHESLLKLSDEELAARIGATHLDTLLERFKDGLTTPVTSTGEGLSLGQKQIVAFMRAVLREPDLLILDEATANIDTVTEQLLERILRDLPASTTKVVIAHRLNTIANADEILFINAGEITRAGSMQDALDLLLHHKRES, encoded by the coding sequence ATGAGTCCCAGCGAAGCACCAGCCATTACGAGTCCGTACAGGCTTAGCACCGCGCACGAGATCGCGAGCCCGTCGGTCCTCGGCGCGCTGCGTCGCCTGGCGCCCGTGCTGTCCGACCAGCATCGCCGCCTGTTCGCAGCCTTCGCCGCGACGATTGTAGGGTCGATCATGGGTCTGCTTGGACCGATGATCATTGGACGCACTGTCGACCACTCGATCCGGAACCGCGACTTCCGCGGCGTGGTGATCGCGGCGGTGCTGCTGCTGCTCGCCTATCTGACTGGCCTCGTCGCCACCTATGTCCAGACCCAGCAGATGGGGCGGGTCGGGCGCTTCGTGCTGTTCAATCTGCGGAATACGCTGTTCACCAAGCTGCAGGACCTGCCGCTCGAGTTCTTCAACCAGAACAAGGCCGGCGATCTGATCTCGCGGATCAACAACGACACCGACAAGCTGAACCAGTTCTTCTCGCAGGCGCTCGTCCAGTTCGCGGCGAACGTCATCGTGATGATCGGCGCCGGCGTCTTCCTGCTCTCACTCAACCTGCGGCTTGGGCTGGCCGCGCTCGCGCCAGCGATGGCGGTACTGGCGATCACCCGCCTCACCGCCGACTGGATGAAGCGGAAGAACCTCGGCAGCCTGCAGGCGCTCGGCGCCTTGAGCGGCGAGGTCCAGGAGAGCGTGAGCAACTTCCGCGTGATCCTGGCGTTCAACCGCGTGGACTACTTCGAGCGGCAATTCGCAGCGGCCAACGACCGCAACTACAGCGCGTCGATCGCCGCCGGCATCGCCAACACCATGCTCCTTCCACTCTACGGCCTCGCGCTGAACGCCGCGCAGGTCGTGGTCATCGCGTATGGCTTTCACCTGATTTCGGCCGGACAGTTCACCGTCGGCCTGCTGATCGGCTTTCTCCTGTACGTGAACAGCTTCTACATGCCGCTGCGTCAGCTCGCGGCCCTCTGGTCGTCGTTCCAACTCGCGCTCGCCAGCCTCGATCGCATCTCCGCGGTCCTGTCGCTGCAGGGCAACATGCCGCAGGCGCCGGCCGCCGAGGCAGTCGCCGGCCCCCTGATCTCGTTCGAGCACGTGACGTTCGGCTACGTGGCGGGCTCCCCCGTCCTGCGCGACGCGACCTTCGCGTTCGATCGTGGACGGACCTACGCTCTTGTGGGACCGACTGGCGGCGGCAAGACCACGACCGCGCTGCTGATGGCGCGCCTGTACGATCCGGACGGAGGCCGCGTTTTGCTGGACGGCCGTGACATCCGCAGCTTCACCGCCACGGAACGCGCGGCGCGCATCGGCTTCATCCTGCAGGAGCCGTTTCTCTTCACGGGAACGGTACGCGACAATCTCGTGTACGGCCACGAGTCACTGCTGAAACTATCAGACGAGGAGCTCGCTGCCCGCATCGGCGCGACGCACCTCGACACGCTGCTCGAGCGCTTCAAGGACGGCCTGACGACGCCAGTGACGTCCACCGGCGAGGGGTTGAGCCTGGGCCAGAAGCAGATCGTCGCGTTCATGCGAGCGGTCCTGCGCGAGCCGGACCTGCTGATCCTCGACGAGGCGACGGCCAACATCGACACCGTCACCGAGCAGCTGCTCGAGCGGATCCTGCGCGACCTGCCGGCGTCGACGACCAAGGTCGTCATCGCGCACCGACTGAACACCATCGCCAACGCCGACGAGATCCTGTTCATCAACGCCGGGGAGATCACCCGCGCCGGCTCGATGCAGGACGCGCTCGACCTGCTCCTGCACCACAAGCGCGAGAGCTGA